The Takifugu rubripes chromosome 3, fTakRub1.2, whole genome shotgun sequence genome contains a region encoding:
- the larp4aa gene encoding la ribonucleoprotein 4Aa isoform X2, with translation MSSDQSGEPPLLQEEADPGPETGGKDEALLGSEGGSGGMVTSKGAGLNPNAKVWQEMPAASREVVTNSSHWLPSDISDGYSEPSSAGCKQFSAGFPALDDGGSTATAEVAVNGMDPPDLGFTSAEVTAEPSADSKAEEPQVSSENLRESLKKELEFYFSRENLSKDLYLMSQMDSDQFVPIWTIASMEGIKALTTDMDLILDVLRSSPMVQVDEKGEKVRPNHKRCIIILREVPETTPVEEVESLFKNDNCPKVISVEFAHNNNWYITFQSDTDAQQAYKYLREEVKTFQGKPILARIKAINTFFAKNGYRSMDSSLYTQQSQSQSQYSPPLYMQHIYPQQQYQVYGIVPPTWTPSPTPYFETPLAPFPNSSFVNGFGSGGHYKSGTSALNLTRPFNRSRNHIKPQVRSAEVTAASVTTVPLESLTGLRSPQPATPVAPASASPTALVQTAPDLSSAFSHLSSSLLDPLDDGGLSGRGRRNAANRGTRRRREDDRAARPVPLTEIKVSPPKFDLAATNFPPLPGCVVSTQGEPVLETRMSDVVRGLYKDKTEQASKVATVSPGSGPEDPAAVSSPALAAAKPASQPLGPSVTGIPNQEKRFVRPEAPAPKATPRTVGQVAGTPPTSTQPSSSSSSRPQPAPTSTPAAASTPAPAPAPAPATLPNPVQEPRKLSYAEVCQRPPKDPPPAAPAPAPSASSGPTSGQPLRELRVNKGEEPSSSSSSADKQEKGHDKDGGWELKESRPSRERDSQGYYRNNGPRSSGGLKFRDQRRQPQARRSSPQGGHRLTGKEQNIPPVSPK, from the exons ATGAGTTCAGACCAGAGCGGAGagccgccgctgctgcaggaggaggctgatCCCGGACCGGAGACCGGTGGGAAGGACGAGGCTCTGTTGGGGAGCGAGGGAGGGTCAGGCGGCATG GTCACCTCCAAGGGTGCCGGTTTGAACCCAAATGCCAAGGTGTGGCAGGAGATGCCCGCGGCCTCTCGGGAGGTGGTCACCAACAGCTCTCACTGGCTCCCCTCAGACATCAGTGATG GCTATTCCGAGCCTTCGTCTGCTGGGTGCAAGCAGTTCTCTGCGGGTTTCCCGGCGCTGGATGACGGCGGCTCTACGGCAACGGCGGAGGTGGCGGTGAACGGAATGGACCCTCCAGATTTGGGATTCACCTCTGCCGAGGTGACCGCGGAGCCCTCAG CTGATTCCAAAGCCGAAGAGCCGCAGGTCTCATCGGAAAACCTCCGGGAGTCGCTGAAGAAAGAGCTGGAGTTTTATTTCTCTCG CGAGAACCTGTCCAAGGATCTCTACCTGATGTCCCAGATGGACAGCGACCAGTTTGTCCCCATCTGGACGATAGCCAGCATGGAGGGCATCAAGGCGCTCACCACTGACATGGACCTCATCCTGGACGTGTTGAGAT CCTCGCCAATGGTCCAAGTGGACGAAAAGGGTGAGAAAGTTCGTCCCAATCACAAACGGTGCATTATCATCCTGAGGGAGGTCCCCGAGACCACACCTGTGGAG gaagtggagtcGCTGTTCAAGAACGACAACTGCCCGAAGGTGATAAGTGTGGAGTTTGCTCACAACAACAACTGGTACATCACATTCCAATCAGACACCGATGCTCAGCag GCCTACAAGTACTTGAGAGAGGAAGTAAAAACATTTCAGGGAAAACCTATCCTG gccaggATAAAGGCCATCAACACCTTTTTTGCTAAGAACGGTTACCGTAGCATGGACAGCAGCCTGTACACGCAGCAGTCCCAGAGTCAGTCCCAGTACAGCCCTCCGCTCTACATGCAGCACATCTACCCCCAGCAGCAGTACCAAGTCTACGGCATCGTGCCCCCCACCTGGACGCCTTCCCCCACCCCATACTTCGAAACTCCTCTG GCGCCGTTCCCCAACAGCAGCTTTGTGAACGGCTTTGGGTCTGGTGGCCACTACAAGTCTGGCACCAGTGCTCTGAACCTCACTCGCCCCTTTAACCGAAGCCG AAACCACATAAAGCCCCAGGTGAGGTCAGCTGAGGTCACCGCCGCGTCTGTAACAACTGTCCCCCTGGAGAGTCTGACCGGGTTACGCAGCCCCCAGCCCGCCACCCCCGTGGCCCCAGCCAGCGCCTCCCCCACCGCGCTGGTCCAGACAGCTCCTGATCTCAGCTCAGCATTTTCGCACCTCTCATCTTCATTACTGGATCCGCTCGACGACGGCGGCTTGAGCGGACGTGGAAG GCGGAATGCAGCTAACAGAGGAACCCGGAGGAGGCGGGAAGACGACCGCGCCGCG AGGCCAGTACCACTGACGGAGATAAAGGTCTCCCCGCCCAAATTTGATTTGGCTGCCACTAATTTCCCACCTCTTCCTGGCTGCGTGGTCAGCACTCAGGGGGAGCCAGTGCTAGAAACCAGAATGTCGGACGTGGTACGCGGGTTATACAAGGACAAG aCTGAACAAGCCAGTAAAGTAGCCACTGTGAGTCCAGGTTCGGGTCCAGAGGATCCTGCCGCCGTGTCGAGTCCCGCCCTGGCAGCTGCTAAGCCTGCGTCACAACCACTCGGCCCGTCAGTCACCGG CATCCCCAATCAGGAGAAAAGGTTTGTCCGGCCAGAGGCTCCAGCCCCCAAAGCGACTCCACGCACAGTCGGTCAAGTTGCTggaaccccccccacctccacacagcccagctccagctccagctccaggccccAGCCTGCTCCTACTTCCacgccagcagcagccagtacGCCGGCCCcagccccggccccggccccagcCACTCTTCCAAACCCTGTACAG GAACCTCGCAAGCTCAGCTATGCTGAGGTGTGCCAACGGCCACCCAAGGACCCTCCTCCTGCGGCCCCCGCTCCGGCACCCTCGGCGTCCTCGGGCCCCACCTCAGGCCAGCCCCTGCGCGAGTTGCGTGTGAATAAAGGCGAGGAGccgagctccagcagcagctccgcggACAAGCAGGAGAAGGGCCATGACAAAGACGGGGGCTGGGAATTGAAGGAGAGCCGGCCATCCCGCGAGCGTGACTCTCAAGGTTATTACCGCAACAACGGCCCCAGAAGCAGCGGGGGGCTCAAGTTCCGGGATCAGCGGCGCCAGCCGCAGGCCCGGCGCAGCTCCCCTCAGGGCGGCCACAGGCTCACTGGCAAAGAGCAGAATATCCCACCAGTATCGCCAAAGTAA
- the larp4aa gene encoding la ribonucleoprotein 4Aa isoform X1 has protein sequence MSSDQSGEPPLLQEEADPGPETGGKDEALLGSEGGSGGMVTSKGAGLNPNAKVWQEMPAASREVVTNSSHWLPSDISDGYSEPSSAGCKQFSAGFPALDDGGSTATAEVAVNGMDPPDLGFTSAEVTAEPSADSKAEEPQVSSENLRESLKKELEFYFSRENLSKDLYLMSQMDSDQFVPIWTIASMEGIKALTTDMDLILDVLRSSPMVQVDEKGEKVRPNHKRCIIILREVPETTPVEEVESLFKNDNCPKVISVEFAHNNNWYITFQSDTDAQQAYKYLREEVKTFQGKPILARIKAINTFFAKNGYRSMDSSLYTQQSQSQSQYSPPLYMQHIYPQQQYQVYGIVPPTWTPSPTPYFETPLAPFPNSSFVNGFGSGGHYKSGTSALNLTRPFNRSRVPLYSRKNVINAFRNHIKPQVRSAEVTAASVTTVPLESLTGLRSPQPATPVAPASASPTALVQTAPDLSSAFSHLSSSLLDPLDDGGLSGRGRRNAANRGTRRRREDDRAARPVPLTEIKVSPPKFDLAATNFPPLPGCVVSTQGEPVLETRMSDVVRGLYKDKTEQASKVATVSPGSGPEDPAAVSSPALAAAKPASQPLGPSVTGIPNQEKRFVRPEAPAPKATPRTVGQVAGTPPTSTQPSSSSSSRPQPAPTSTPAAASTPAPAPAPAPATLPNPVQEPRKLSYAEVCQRPPKDPPPAAPAPAPSASSGPTSGQPLRELRVNKGEEPSSSSSSADKQEKGHDKDGGWELKESRPSRERDSQGYYRNNGPRSSGGLKFRDQRRQPQARRSSPQGGHRLTGKEQNIPPVSPK, from the exons ATGAGTTCAGACCAGAGCGGAGagccgccgctgctgcaggaggaggctgatCCCGGACCGGAGACCGGTGGGAAGGACGAGGCTCTGTTGGGGAGCGAGGGAGGGTCAGGCGGCATG GTCACCTCCAAGGGTGCCGGTTTGAACCCAAATGCCAAGGTGTGGCAGGAGATGCCCGCGGCCTCTCGGGAGGTGGTCACCAACAGCTCTCACTGGCTCCCCTCAGACATCAGTGATG GCTATTCCGAGCCTTCGTCTGCTGGGTGCAAGCAGTTCTCTGCGGGTTTCCCGGCGCTGGATGACGGCGGCTCTACGGCAACGGCGGAGGTGGCGGTGAACGGAATGGACCCTCCAGATTTGGGATTCACCTCTGCCGAGGTGACCGCGGAGCCCTCAG CTGATTCCAAAGCCGAAGAGCCGCAGGTCTCATCGGAAAACCTCCGGGAGTCGCTGAAGAAAGAGCTGGAGTTTTATTTCTCTCG CGAGAACCTGTCCAAGGATCTCTACCTGATGTCCCAGATGGACAGCGACCAGTTTGTCCCCATCTGGACGATAGCCAGCATGGAGGGCATCAAGGCGCTCACCACTGACATGGACCTCATCCTGGACGTGTTGAGAT CCTCGCCAATGGTCCAAGTGGACGAAAAGGGTGAGAAAGTTCGTCCCAATCACAAACGGTGCATTATCATCCTGAGGGAGGTCCCCGAGACCACACCTGTGGAG gaagtggagtcGCTGTTCAAGAACGACAACTGCCCGAAGGTGATAAGTGTGGAGTTTGCTCACAACAACAACTGGTACATCACATTCCAATCAGACACCGATGCTCAGCag GCCTACAAGTACTTGAGAGAGGAAGTAAAAACATTTCAGGGAAAACCTATCCTG gccaggATAAAGGCCATCAACACCTTTTTTGCTAAGAACGGTTACCGTAGCATGGACAGCAGCCTGTACACGCAGCAGTCCCAGAGTCAGTCCCAGTACAGCCCTCCGCTCTACATGCAGCACATCTACCCCCAGCAGCAGTACCAAGTCTACGGCATCGTGCCCCCCACCTGGACGCCTTCCCCCACCCCATACTTCGAAACTCCTCTG GCGCCGTTCCCCAACAGCAGCTTTGTGAACGGCTTTGGGTCTGGTGGCCACTACAAGTCTGGCACCAGTGCTCTGAACCTCACTCGCCCCTTTAACCGAAGCCG TGTCCCCCTCTATTCCAGAAAGAATGTTATAAATGCCTTCAG AAACCACATAAAGCCCCAGGTGAGGTCAGCTGAGGTCACCGCCGCGTCTGTAACAACTGTCCCCCTGGAGAGTCTGACCGGGTTACGCAGCCCCCAGCCCGCCACCCCCGTGGCCCCAGCCAGCGCCTCCCCCACCGCGCTGGTCCAGACAGCTCCTGATCTCAGCTCAGCATTTTCGCACCTCTCATCTTCATTACTGGATCCGCTCGACGACGGCGGCTTGAGCGGACGTGGAAG GCGGAATGCAGCTAACAGAGGAACCCGGAGGAGGCGGGAAGACGACCGCGCCGCG AGGCCAGTACCACTGACGGAGATAAAGGTCTCCCCGCCCAAATTTGATTTGGCTGCCACTAATTTCCCACCTCTTCCTGGCTGCGTGGTCAGCACTCAGGGGGAGCCAGTGCTAGAAACCAGAATGTCGGACGTGGTACGCGGGTTATACAAGGACAAG aCTGAACAAGCCAGTAAAGTAGCCACTGTGAGTCCAGGTTCGGGTCCAGAGGATCCTGCCGCCGTGTCGAGTCCCGCCCTGGCAGCTGCTAAGCCTGCGTCACAACCACTCGGCCCGTCAGTCACCGG CATCCCCAATCAGGAGAAAAGGTTTGTCCGGCCAGAGGCTCCAGCCCCCAAAGCGACTCCACGCACAGTCGGTCAAGTTGCTggaaccccccccacctccacacagcccagctccagctccagctccaggccccAGCCTGCTCCTACTTCCacgccagcagcagccagtacGCCGGCCCcagccccggccccggccccagcCACTCTTCCAAACCCTGTACAG GAACCTCGCAAGCTCAGCTATGCTGAGGTGTGCCAACGGCCACCCAAGGACCCTCCTCCTGCGGCCCCCGCTCCGGCACCCTCGGCGTCCTCGGGCCCCACCTCAGGCCAGCCCCTGCGCGAGTTGCGTGTGAATAAAGGCGAGGAGccgagctccagcagcagctccgcggACAAGCAGGAGAAGGGCCATGACAAAGACGGGGGCTGGGAATTGAAGGAGAGCCGGCCATCCCGCGAGCGTGACTCTCAAGGTTATTACCGCAACAACGGCCCCAGAAGCAGCGGGGGGCTCAAGTTCCGGGATCAGCGGCGCCAGCCGCAGGCCCGGCGCAGCTCCCCTCAGGGCGGCCACAGGCTCACTGGCAAAGAGCAGAATATCCCACCAGTATCGCCAAAGTAA
- the pfkma gene encoding phosphofructokinase, muscle a, with amino-acid sequence MSTNQPTSMDPTKMGLGRSIAVLTSGGDAQGMNAAVRATVRVGLYTGAKVYFVHEGYQGLVDGGEHIRLATWESVSMMLQLGGTVIGSARCKDFRSREGRMTAACNLVKLGITNLCVIGGDGSLTGANEFRTEWSGLLVDLVRAGRITEQEAKKSSHLNIVGMVGSIDNDFCGTDMTIGTDSALHRIIEVVDAITTTAQSHQRTFILEVMGRHCGYLALVTAQACGADWVFIPEMPPDHGWEDHLCRRLTDQRARGSRLNVIIVAEGAMSRDSKPITSEQIKKLVTDRLGFDTRTTVLGHVQRGGTPSAFDRILGSRMGVEAVMALLEATPDTPACVVSLSGNQAVRLPLMECVQVTKDVTAAMAEGRFEDAVKLRGKSFENNWNTYKLLAHINPPDVKSNINVAIVNIGAPCAGMNAAVRSAVRMGIIQGHNMLAVYDGFDGLAEGQIEPITWTSVSGWTGKGGSMLGTKRSLPGKMLEKISQNISRFNVHALVIIGGFEAYVGGLELVQAREKYEEMCIPMVVIPATVSNNVPGSDFSIGADTALNTITSTCDRIKQSAAGTKRRVFIVETMGGYCGYLATMAGLAAGADAAYIFEEKFSIRDLESNVEHLVEKMKTTVKRGLILRNENSNANYTTDFIFNLYSEEGKGVFDCRKNVLGHMQQGGTPTPFDRNFGTKMGAKSVLWLTDKLKECYRHGRIFANTPDSACVLGMRKRALMFQPLAELKEDTDFEHRIPRTQWWLKIRPIMKILAKYDIKLDTTEHADIEHVIKKRGHLGQ; translated from the exons ATGTCCACAAACCAGCCGACATCCATGGACCCCACAAAAATGGGGTTGGGACGCTCCATCGCCGTGCTAACGTCGGGAGGGGACGCCCAAG GCATGAACGCTGCTGTTCGAGCCACAGTCAGAGTGGGTCTTTACACCGGAGCGAAGGTCTACTTCGTTCATGAG GGCTACCAGGGCCTGGTGGATGGAGGGGAACACATCCGCCTCGCCACATGGGAGAGTGTGTCCATGATGCTTCAGCTG GGAGGGACGGTCATCGGCAGCGCTCGCTGCAAGGACTTCCGCTCCAGGGAGGGCCGCATGACAGCCGCATGCAACCTAGTAAAGCTGGGCATCACCAACCTGTGTGTGATCGGGGGTGACGGCAGTCTGACCGGGGCCAATGAGTTCAGGACTGAGTGGAGTGGGCTGCTGGTTGACCTCGTGCGAGCAG GCAGGATAACTGAACAAGAAGCAAAGAAATCTTCCCACCTGAACATCGTGGGCATGGTGGGTTCCATCGACAACGACTTCTGCGGCACGGACATGACCATCGGCACGGACTCCGCCCTGCACCGCATCATCGAGGTGGTGGACGCCATCACTACTACTGCACAGAG CCACCAGAGGACATTTATCCTGGAGGTGATGGGCAGGCACTGTGG GTACCTGGCCCTGGTGACAGCCCAGGCCTGCGGAGCTGACTGGGTCTTCATCCCAGAGATGCCCCCAGATCACGGATGGGAGGACCACTTGTGCAGGAGGCTGACAGAC CAACGAGCCCGAGGCTCCCGTCTCAACGTGATCATCGTGGCCGAGGGAGCCATGTCCAGAGACAGCAAACCAATCACGTCCGAACAGATCAAGAAG ctggTGACCGACAGGCTCGGCTTTGACACCCGCACCACCGTTTTGGGACACGTGCAGAGGGGAGGGACGCCGTCGGCATTCGACAGAATCCTG GGCAGCAGGATGGGCGTGGAGGCCGTGATGGCCCTGCTAGAGGCCACCCCTGACACCCCCGCCTGCGTGGTCAGCCTCTCTGGAAATCAGGCTGTCAGGCTGCCGCTCATGGAGTGCGTCCAAGTG ACCAAAGACGTGACCGCTGCCATGGCTGAAGGCAGATTCGAGGATGCCGTCAAGCTCAGGGGAAA GAGTTTTGAGAACAACTGGAACACTTACAAGCTGTTGGCCCACATCAACCCTCCAGATGTTAAA AGCAACATCAACGTGGCCATTGTGAACATCGGTGCCCCCTGCGCCGGGATGAACGCCGCGGTCCGCTCGGCCGTCAGGATGGGCATCATCCAGGGTCACAACATGCTGGCCGTTTATGACGGCTTTGATGGCCTGGCTGAAGGACAG ATCGAGCCCATCACCTGGACTTCAGTCAGTGGCTGGACCGGAAAAGGAGGCTCCATGTTGGGCACCAAAAG ATCTTTGCCAGGAAAAATGTTGGAGAAAATCAGCCAGAACATCTCTCGGTTCAACGTCCACGCGCTGGTGATCATCGGGGGCTTCGAG GCCTACGTGGGGGGTCTGGAGCTGGTTCAGGCCAGAGAGAAGTACGAAGAGATGTGCATTCCAATGGTGGTCATCCCCGCTACCGTCTCCAACAACGTCCCCGGCTCTGACTTCAGCATCGGCGCCGACACGGCCCTCAACACCATCACCTCC ACCTGCGACAGGATCAAGCAGTCAGCGGCGGGGACCAAGCGCCGCGTGTTCATCGTGGAGACGATGGGAGGCTACTGCGGCTACTTGGCCACCATGGCCGGCCTGGCTGCCGGCGCCGACGCCGCCTACATCTTCGAGGAGAAGTTCAGCATTAGAGacctggag AGCAACGTGGAGCATCTGGTCGAGAAGATGAAGACGACAGTGAAGAGGGGTTTGATCCTCAG GAATGAAAACTCTAACGCCAACTACACCACTGACTTCATTTTCAACTTGTATTCGGAGGAAGGCAAGGGTGTTTTCGACTGCCGTAAGAACGTTCTGGGCCACATGCAGCAG GGTGGTACTCCAACCCCTTTTGACAGGAACTTTGGCACAAAAATGGGTGCCAAGTCGGTATTGTGGCTCACAGATAAACTCAAGGAGTGCTACAGACACG GTCGTATCTTTGCCAACACCCCAGACTCCGCCTGCGTGCTGGGCATGAGGAAGAGAGCGCTCATGTTCCAGCCTCTTGCCGAGCTGAAGGAAGACACAGACTTTGA GCACCGCATccccaggacacagtggtggctGAAGATCAGGCCCATCATGAAGATCCTGGCCAAGTACGACATCAAGCTCGACACCACAGAACATGCAGACATAGAGCACGTGATCAAGAAGAGGGGCCATCTTGGCCAGTAG
- the asb8 gene encoding ankyrin repeat and SOCS box protein 8, protein MSSTMWYIMQSIQSKYSLSERLIRTIAAIRSFPHDNVEDLIRKGADVNRMHGTLKPLHCACMVADADCVELLLHNGAEVNALDGYNRTALHYAAEKDESCVELLLEYGAQPDALDGNKDTPLHWAAFKDNPECVKALLENGACPNARDYNNDTPLSWAAMKGNLESVKVLLDYGAQVHVTNLKGQTPISRLVALLARGLGTEQEEECLDLLCQAAGRFEIRRADGTLPRELNKDPQLLARLTSMMAQAPTLRSLARCAVRQSLGVQFLPTAVKDLPLPETIKEYLLLRD, encoded by the exons ATGAGCTCTACTATGTGGTACATAATGCAAAGCATTCAGAGTAAGTACTCCTTGTCCGAGCGGCTCATCCGCACCATCGCAGCCATCCGCTCGTTCCCCCACGACAACGTGGAAGATCTTATCCGCAAG GGAGCTGATGTGAACCGGATGCACGGGACACTGAAACCCCTGCACTGTGCATGCATGGTTGCTGACGCTGACTGCGTGGAGCTGCTGTTGCACAATGGTGCAGAG GTGAACGCTTTAGACGGATATAACCGCACAGCCTTGCACTACGCAGCAGAGAAGGATGAGAGCTGTGTGGAGCTGTTGTTGGAGTATGGGGCCCAGCCAGATGCCCTGGATGGTAATAAGGACACCCCACTTCACTGGGCAGCTTTCAAAGATAACCCAGAATGTGTGAAGGCCCTGCTGGAGAACGGTGCCTGTCCCAATGCCCGGGACTACAACAACGACACGCCTTTGAGTTGGGCGGCCATGAAGGGCAACTTGGAGAGCGTCAAGGTGCTGTTGGACTACGGGGCACAGGTCCACGTGACCAACCTGAAGGGACAGACCCCGATCTCTCGACTGGTGGCCTTGTTGGCGCGCGGCCTGGGCaccgagcaggaggaggagtgctTGGACCTGCTGTGCCAGGCAGCGGGACGCTTCGAGATCAGACGGGCCGACGGCACTCTTCCTCGGGAGCTGAACAAGGATCCCCAGCTGCTGGCCAGGCTGACCAGCATGATGGCGCAGGCCCCCACGCTGCGCTCTCTGGCACGATGCGCCGTCCGTCAGAGCCTGGGCGTGCAGTTCCTCCCCACTGCTGTGAAAGATCTTCCCCTACCCGAGACGATCAAAGAATACCTGCTGCTGAGAGACTGA